The following coding sequences lie in one Gemmatimonadota bacterium genomic window:
- a CDS encoding M55 family metallopeptidase: protein MRILIMTDMEGVSGIVAWDQVTGGKPMYEEGRRLYTEEINAAVRGARAADAKEIVVVDCHGAGGDWTFNSLVPELLDPGCEWVAKHPWSRYTEMFETGCDAAVFVGMHARANTPDGVMCHTISTTGWRSLRFNDDEVGEVGINAALCGHYGCPVLLVTGDEAVCRESRELLGEDLPVVAVKRGLSRYSARQIPPVRARRMIEEGTRQALQDLPDRPTIEPYVPAAPTKITIELDTVDNAAHYKGRTGVSFPDDLTVVSIGRDWMEAWNQIWHW, encoded by the coding sequence ATGCGCATACTGATCATGACGGACATGGAAGGCGTCAGCGGCATCGTGGCCTGGGACCAGGTCACGGGCGGGAAGCCCATGTATGAGGAAGGCCGGCGGCTGTATACGGAGGAGATCAACGCCGCTGTACGGGGCGCCCGGGCCGCCGACGCGAAGGAGATCGTGGTGGTGGACTGCCACGGCGCGGGCGGCGACTGGACCTTCAATTCGCTGGTGCCGGAGTTGCTCGATCCAGGATGCGAGTGGGTGGCCAAGCATCCCTGGTCGCGTTATACGGAGATGTTCGAGACTGGCTGCGACGCCGCGGTTTTCGTCGGCATGCATGCCCGGGCGAACACGCCGGACGGCGTGATGTGCCATACGATCTCGACGACGGGCTGGCGCAGCCTGCGGTTCAACGACGACGAGGTGGGCGAAGTCGGCATCAACGCCGCCCTCTGCGGGCACTACGGCTGTCCCGTGCTGCTGGTCACCGGTGACGAGGCCGTATGCCGGGAGTCCCGGGAACTGCTGGGAGAAGACCTGCCGGTCGTGGCCGTGAAACGGGGCCTGTCCAGGTACTCGGCCCGGCAGATACCCCCGGTCCGCGCGCGGCGGATGATCGAGGAAGGCACGCGGCAGGCGCTGCAGGACCTGCCGGACAGGCCGACCATCGAACCCTACGTGCCGGCGGCGCCCACGAAGATCACCATCGAACTCGACACCGTTGACAACGCGGCGCATTACAAGGGCCGGACGGGAGTTTCTTTTCCCGACGACCTGACCGTCGTCAGCATCGGCCGGGACTGGATGGAGGCCTGGAACCAGATCTGGCACTGGTAG
- a CDS encoding sugar phosphate isomerase/epimerase: MQFIMFTKHLEGLTLAEIAQKLNSVGVSGADLCVRDGYPVNPGNIDRALPEAARVLSEEGLSIPLVTAPGDFTTATLDYAERYYQACGENGVKHIKLGYWHWSPGSDYWTELDRARKELEGFHRLSEKTGVKTVVHNHSGHSMGLNSSAVMHVVQGFDPRHVGVFADVGHLSICGEPIDMALDIVRAYLSVMSFKDLARVQRVHDGERRWEVDVVRLGTGFGDWKTVLSTLKAQGFDGPVSMHSEYGGEPVDTVVDLARSDLRFVRNLMEQV, encoded by the coding sequence ATGCAGTTCATCATGTTCACCAAGCACCTCGAGGGTCTGACGCTGGCGGAAATCGCGCAGAAACTGAACAGCGTGGGCGTTTCCGGCGCCGACCTGTGCGTGCGCGACGGATATCCGGTGAATCCAGGGAATATCGACCGGGCCCTGCCGGAAGCCGCGCGGGTGCTTTCGGAAGAAGGGCTTTCGATCCCGCTCGTGACCGCGCCGGGAGATTTCACCACGGCCACGCTGGATTACGCGGAGAGATACTACCAGGCCTGCGGGGAGAACGGCGTAAAACACATCAAGTTGGGGTACTGGCACTGGTCGCCGGGGTCGGACTACTGGACGGAACTGGACCGTGCGCGGAAGGAGCTGGAGGGATTTCACCGCCTATCCGAGAAAACTGGCGTCAAGACCGTCGTGCACAACCACTCGGGCCACTCCATGGGCCTGAACTCGTCCGCCGTCATGCACGTCGTGCAGGGATTCGACCCCCGCCACGTCGGCGTGTTCGCGGACGTGGGGCACCTGTCCATCTGCGGAGAGCCGATCGACATGGCCCTCGACATCGTCCGGGCGTACCTGTCGGTCATGTCCTTCAAGGACCTCGCACGGGTGCAGCGGGTCCACGACGGCGAACGTAGGTGGGAAGTCGACGTGGTGCGGCTGGGCACGGGTTTCGGGGACTGGAAGACAGTGCTGTCCACGCTGAAGGCCCAGGGGTTCGACGGACCCGTCAGCATGCACAGTGAATACGGGGGAGAACCCGTGGACACAGTCGTCGATCTGGCCCGGTCGGATCTGCGGTTCGTCCGGAACCTGATGGAACAGGTGTAG